One window from the genome of Cuculus canorus isolate bCucCan1 chromosome 12, bCucCan1.pri, whole genome shotgun sequence encodes:
- the SEMA6D gene encoding semaphorin-6D isoform X3, giving the protein MTLPLLCASVMLMSLSQCRAVSFPEDEDPINVVDYHYSRQYPVFRGRPSGNESQHRLDFQLMLKIRDTLYIAGRDQVYTVNLNEVPKSEVTPSKKLTWRSRQQDRENCAMKGKHKDECHNFIKVFVPRNDEMVFVCGTNAFNPMCRYYRLNTLEYDGEEISGLARCPFDARQTNVALFADGKLYSATVADFLASDAVIYRSMGDGSALRTIKYDSKWIKEPHFLHAIEYGNYVYFFFREIAVEHNNLGKAVYSRVARICKNDMGGSQRVLEKHWTSFLKARLNCSVPGDSFFYFDVLQSITDIIEINGIPTVVGVFTTQLNSIPGSAVCAFSMDDIEKVFKGRFKEQKTPDSVWTAVPEDKVPKPRPGCCAKHGLAEAYKTSIDFPDETLSFIKSHPLMDSAVPSVIEEPWFTKTRVRYRLTAIAVDHAAGPYQNYTVMFVGSEAGVVLKILAKTRPFSLNDSVLLEEIEAYNHAKCSAESEEDRRVISLQLDRDHHALFVAFSSCIIRIPLSRCERHGSCKKACIASRDPYCGWLDHEACGRVTPGMLTGGFVQDVEYGSTAQLGDCHDMEFSSASITTMASIPVISPKVIGSWKPKVTGSRKFVVQDDPNTSDYSDPLSGVPKGVRWEVQSGESNQMVHMNVLITCVFAAFVLGAFIAGVAVYCYRDIFVRKSRKIHKDAESAQSCTDSSGSFAKLNGLFDSPVKEYQQNIDSPKLYTNLLTSRKDLPPNGDTKSMMMDHRGQPPELAALPTPESTPVLQQKTLQAMKSQSDKAHSNLNASRKETPLKSPQFFPSSPPPHSPLSHGHIPSAIVLPNATHDYNTSFSNSNAHKADKKMQHIDHPLTKPSSKRDHRRSVDSRNTLNDFLKHLNETTSNPKAIMGDIQVAHQTLMLDPMGNMSEIPPKVPNREASLYSPPSTLPRNSPTKRVDVPTTPAVPMTSLERQRGYHKNSSQRHSISALPKNLNSPNGVLLSRQPSINRGGYMAPTAGTKMDYMQGTPVSVHLQPSLSRQSSYTSNGTLPRTGIKRTSSLKPDVPPKPSFVPQTTSVRPLNKYSY; this is encoded by the exons ATGACGCTTCCTCTGCTTTGTGCCTCCGTGATGCTAATGAGTCTGTCCCAGTGCCGAGCTGTCAGCTTCCCTGAAGATGAGGACCCTATTAACGTTGTTGACTACCACT ATTCAAGGCAATATCCAGTATTTAGAGGACGCCCTTCAGGCAATGAATCTCAGCACAGACTGGACTTCCAACTGATGCTGAAAATTCGAGACACACTTTATATCGCTGGCAG GGACCAAGTTTACACTGTAAACTTAAATGAAGTTCCAAAATCAGAAGTTACTCCGAGCAAG AAATTAACATGGAGGTcaaggcagcaggacagagagAACTGTGCTATGAAAGGCAAACATAAA GATGAATGCCATAACTTCATTAAAGTCTTTGTTCCAAGAAATGATGAGATGGTGTTTGTCTGTGGAACAAATGCATTTAACCCTATGTGCAGATACTATCGG ctGAATACCTTAGAGTACGATGGGGAGGAAATTAGTGGTTTGGCAAGATGCCCGTTTGATGCCAGACAAACCAATGTCGCCCTCTTTGCTG ATGGAAAATTGTATTCGGCAACAGTAGCAGATTTCCTGGCAAGTGATGCTGTTATTTATCGCAGCATGGGGGATGGATCTGCCCTAAGAACAATAAAGTATGATTCCAAATGGATAAAAG AGCCACACTTCCTGCATGCCATAGAATATGGGAACTACGTTTATTTTTTCTTCCGGGAAATTGCTGTGGAGCACAATAATTTAGGCAAG GCTGTATATTCCCGTGTGGCACGCATATGCAAAAATGACATGGGGGGGTCCCAAAGAGTCCTGGAAAAACATTGGACGTCCTTTCTGAAAGCTCGGCTCAACTGCTCAGTTCCTGGGGATTCATTCTTTTACTTTGATGTTCTACAGTCTATTACAGACATAATAGAAATCAATGGAATCCCCACAGTTGTTGGTGTATTCACCACACAGCTTAACAG CATCCCTGGTTCGGCAGTGTGTGCTTTCAGCATGGATGACATTGAGAAGGTCTTCAAAGGGagatttaaagaacaaaagacTCCTGACTCTGTTTGGACAGCTGTACCTGAAGACAAAGTACCTAAGCCAAG ACCTGGCTGCTGTGCAAAACACGGCCTCGCAGAGGCTTACAAAACCTCCATTGATTTCCCAGACGAAACTCTCTCCTTCATCAAATCTCATCCTTTGATGGACTCAGCTGTTCCCTCAGTCATTGAGGAGCCTTGGTTTACCAAAACACGTGTCAG ATACAGACTGACAGCAATTGCTGTAGACCACGCTGCTGGACCCTACCAGAACTACACAGTCATGTTTGTTGGCTCTGAAGCAGGAGTAGTACTTAAAATCTTGGCAAAGACCAGGCCTTTTTCTTTGAATGACAGCGTATTACTGGAAGAGATTGAAGCATATAATCATGCAAA GTGTAGTGCTGAGAGCGAGGAGGACAGAAGAGTGATTTCCCTTCAGCTGGATAGAGACCACCATGCTCTGTTCGTGGCATTCTCCAGCTGCATCATTAGAATTCCTCTGAGTCGGTGTGAGCGTCACGGGTCATGTAAAAA GGCATGTATTGCTTCACGGGACCCATACTGTGGCTGGTTAGACCATGAGGCATGTGGAAGAGTGACACCAGGCATGCT CACCGGAGGATTTGTACAAGATGTCGAATAcggcagcacagcacagcttggGGACTGCCATG ACATGGAGTTCTCCTCAGCTTCCATTACCACAATGGCAAGTATCCCAGTTATATCACCTAAAGTGATTGGTTCCTGGAAACCTAAAGTGACTGGCTCTCGGAAATTTGTAGTTCAAGATGACCCAAACACTTCTGATTATTCTGATCCATTATCAGGTGTCCCAAAGG GTGTAAGGTGGGAAGTACAATCAGGAGAGTCCAACCAAATGGTACATATGAATGTCCTAATCACTTGTGTCTTTGCCGCTTTTGTCCTGGGAGCCTTTATTGCGGGAGTGGCTGTTTACTGTTACCGGGATATATTTGTACGGAAAtccagaaaaatacacaaagatgCAGAATCAGCTCAGTCCTGTACTGACTCCAGTGGGAGCTTTGCTAAACTGAATGGGCTGTTTGACAGTCCCGTCAAGGAATATCAACAAAACATTGATTCACCCAAACTTTACACAAACCTGTTGACCAGCAGAAAGGATTTGCCACCAAACGGTGATACGAAGTCCATGATGATGGACCACAGGGGACAGCCTCCGGAATTAGCTGCACTTCCAACTCCTGAATCTACACCAGTTCTTCAACAAAAGACTCTGCAGGCTATGAAGAGTCAGTCGGACAAAGCGCATAGTAACCTCAATGCTTCACGAAAGGAAACCCCACTGAAAAGCCCTCAGTTTTTTCCGTCCAGTCCTCCGCCCCACTCTCCTCTAAGTCATGGACATATTCCTAGTGCAATCGTTCTTCCCAATGCTACTCATGATTACAATACATCTTTCTCAAATTCTAATGCGCACAAGGCAGACAAAAAGATGCAACATATTGATCATCCACTTACAAAACCATCCAGCAAAAGAGACCACAGGAGATCTGTTGATTCCAGGAACACCCTCAATGATTTTCTGAAACACTTAAATGAAACTACTAGTAATCCCAAAGCAATTATGGGAGATATTCAAGTGGCTCACCAGACTTTAATGCTGGATCCAATGGGAAATATGTCTGAGATCCCACCTAAGGTTCCCAACAGGGAGGCATCTTTATACTCTCCTCCATCAACTCTTCCGAGAAACAGCCCAACAAAACGAGTGGACGTTCCCACCACTCCTGCAGTACCAATGACCTCTTTGGAAAGGCAAAGAGGTTATCacaaaaattcttcacaaaggCATTCAATATCTGCCCTTCCTAAAAACTTAAACTCACCAAATGGTGTTTTGTTATCCAGACAGCCTAGTATTAATCGTGGGGGGTACATGGCTCCCACGGCAGGCACAAAGATGGACTACATGCAAGGGACGCCTGTCAGCGTTCACCTCCAGCCTTCCTTGTCCAGGCAAAGCAGTTACACGAGCAACGGCACCCTTCCTCGTACAGGAATAAAGAGGACATCCTCCTTAAAACCCGACGTGCCACCAAAACCCTCATTCGTTCCTCAGACAACTTCAGTCAGACCACTGAACAAATACAGTTACTAG
- the SEMA6D gene encoding semaphorin-6D isoform X6 — protein MTLPLLCASVMLMSLSQCRAVSFPEDEDPINVVDYHYSRQYPVFRGRPSGNESQHRLDFQLMLKIRDTLYIAGRDQVYTVNLNEVPKSEVTPSKKLTWRSRQQDRENCAMKGKHKDECHNFIKVFVPRNDEMVFVCGTNAFNPMCRYYRLNTLEYDGEEISGLARCPFDARQTNVALFADGKLYSATVADFLASDAVIYRSMGDGSALRTIKYDSKWIKEPHFLHAIEYGNYVYFFFREIAVEHNNLGKAVYSRVARICKNDMGGSQRVLEKHWTSFLKARLNCSVPGDSFFYFDVLQSITDIIEINGIPTVVGVFTTQLNSIPGSAVCAFSMDDIEKVFKGRFKEQKTPDSVWTAVPEDKVPKPRPGCCAKHGLAEAYKTSIDFPDETLSFIKSHPLMDSAVPSVIEEPWFTKTRVRYRLTAIAVDHAAGPYQNYTVMFVGSEAGVVLKILAKTRPFSLNDSVLLEEIEAYNHAKCSAESEEDRRVISLQLDRDHHALFVAFSSCIIRIPLSRCERHGSCKKACIASRDPYCGWLDHEACGRVTPGMLTGGFVQDVEYGSTAQLGDCHEILPTTATPDYKIFGDSTSGVRWEVQSGESNQMVHMNVLITCVFAAFVLGAFIAGVAVYCYRDIFVRKSRKIHKDAESAQSCTDSSGSFAKLNGLFDSPVKEYQQNIDSPKLYTNLLTSRKDLPPNGDTKSMMMDHRGQPPELAALPTPESTPVLQQKTLQAMKSQSDKAHSNLNASRKETPLKSPQFFPSSPPPHSPLSHGHIPSAIVLPNATHDYNTSFSNSNAHKADKKMQHIDHPLTKPSSKRDHRRSVDSRNTLNDFLKHLNETTSNPKAIMGDIQVAHQTLMLDPMGNMSEIPPKVPNREASLYSPPSTLPRNSPTKRVDVPTTPAVPMTSLERQRGYHKNSSQRHSISALPKNLNSPNGVLLSRQPSINRGGYMAPTAGTKMDYMQGTPVSVHLQPSLSRQSSYTSNGTLPRTGIKRTSSLKPDVPPKPSFVPQTTSVRPLNKYSY, from the exons ATGACGCTTCCTCTGCTTTGTGCCTCCGTGATGCTAATGAGTCTGTCCCAGTGCCGAGCTGTCAGCTTCCCTGAAGATGAGGACCCTATTAACGTTGTTGACTACCACT ATTCAAGGCAATATCCAGTATTTAGAGGACGCCCTTCAGGCAATGAATCTCAGCACAGACTGGACTTCCAACTGATGCTGAAAATTCGAGACACACTTTATATCGCTGGCAG GGACCAAGTTTACACTGTAAACTTAAATGAAGTTCCAAAATCAGAAGTTACTCCGAGCAAG AAATTAACATGGAGGTcaaggcagcaggacagagagAACTGTGCTATGAAAGGCAAACATAAA GATGAATGCCATAACTTCATTAAAGTCTTTGTTCCAAGAAATGATGAGATGGTGTTTGTCTGTGGAACAAATGCATTTAACCCTATGTGCAGATACTATCGG ctGAATACCTTAGAGTACGATGGGGAGGAAATTAGTGGTTTGGCAAGATGCCCGTTTGATGCCAGACAAACCAATGTCGCCCTCTTTGCTG ATGGAAAATTGTATTCGGCAACAGTAGCAGATTTCCTGGCAAGTGATGCTGTTATTTATCGCAGCATGGGGGATGGATCTGCCCTAAGAACAATAAAGTATGATTCCAAATGGATAAAAG AGCCACACTTCCTGCATGCCATAGAATATGGGAACTACGTTTATTTTTTCTTCCGGGAAATTGCTGTGGAGCACAATAATTTAGGCAAG GCTGTATATTCCCGTGTGGCACGCATATGCAAAAATGACATGGGGGGGTCCCAAAGAGTCCTGGAAAAACATTGGACGTCCTTTCTGAAAGCTCGGCTCAACTGCTCAGTTCCTGGGGATTCATTCTTTTACTTTGATGTTCTACAGTCTATTACAGACATAATAGAAATCAATGGAATCCCCACAGTTGTTGGTGTATTCACCACACAGCTTAACAG CATCCCTGGTTCGGCAGTGTGTGCTTTCAGCATGGATGACATTGAGAAGGTCTTCAAAGGGagatttaaagaacaaaagacTCCTGACTCTGTTTGGACAGCTGTACCTGAAGACAAAGTACCTAAGCCAAG ACCTGGCTGCTGTGCAAAACACGGCCTCGCAGAGGCTTACAAAACCTCCATTGATTTCCCAGACGAAACTCTCTCCTTCATCAAATCTCATCCTTTGATGGACTCAGCTGTTCCCTCAGTCATTGAGGAGCCTTGGTTTACCAAAACACGTGTCAG ATACAGACTGACAGCAATTGCTGTAGACCACGCTGCTGGACCCTACCAGAACTACACAGTCATGTTTGTTGGCTCTGAAGCAGGAGTAGTACTTAAAATCTTGGCAAAGACCAGGCCTTTTTCTTTGAATGACAGCGTATTACTGGAAGAGATTGAAGCATATAATCATGCAAA GTGTAGTGCTGAGAGCGAGGAGGACAGAAGAGTGATTTCCCTTCAGCTGGATAGAGACCACCATGCTCTGTTCGTGGCATTCTCCAGCTGCATCATTAGAATTCCTCTGAGTCGGTGTGAGCGTCACGGGTCATGTAAAAA GGCATGTATTGCTTCACGGGACCCATACTGTGGCTGGTTAGACCATGAGGCATGTGGAAGAGTGACACCAGGCATGCT CACCGGAGGATTTGTACAAGATGTCGAATAcggcagcacagcacagcttggGGACTGCCATG AAATTTTGCCTACTACAGCTACACCAGATTACAAAATATTTGGCGACTCAACATCTg GTGTAAGGTGGGAAGTACAATCAGGAGAGTCCAACCAAATGGTACATATGAATGTCCTAATCACTTGTGTCTTTGCCGCTTTTGTCCTGGGAGCCTTTATTGCGGGAGTGGCTGTTTACTGTTACCGGGATATATTTGTACGGAAAtccagaaaaatacacaaagatgCAGAATCAGCTCAGTCCTGTACTGACTCCAGTGGGAGCTTTGCTAAACTGAATGGGCTGTTTGACAGTCCCGTCAAGGAATATCAACAAAACATTGATTCACCCAAACTTTACACAAACCTGTTGACCAGCAGAAAGGATTTGCCACCAAACGGTGATACGAAGTCCATGATGATGGACCACAGGGGACAGCCTCCGGAATTAGCTGCACTTCCAACTCCTGAATCTACACCAGTTCTTCAACAAAAGACTCTGCAGGCTATGAAGAGTCAGTCGGACAAAGCGCATAGTAACCTCAATGCTTCACGAAAGGAAACCCCACTGAAAAGCCCTCAGTTTTTTCCGTCCAGTCCTCCGCCCCACTCTCCTCTAAGTCATGGACATATTCCTAGTGCAATCGTTCTTCCCAATGCTACTCATGATTACAATACATCTTTCTCAAATTCTAATGCGCACAAGGCAGACAAAAAGATGCAACATATTGATCATCCACTTACAAAACCATCCAGCAAAAGAGACCACAGGAGATCTGTTGATTCCAGGAACACCCTCAATGATTTTCTGAAACACTTAAATGAAACTACTAGTAATCCCAAAGCAATTATGGGAGATATTCAAGTGGCTCACCAGACTTTAATGCTGGATCCAATGGGAAATATGTCTGAGATCCCACCTAAGGTTCCCAACAGGGAGGCATCTTTATACTCTCCTCCATCAACTCTTCCGAGAAACAGCCCAACAAAACGAGTGGACGTTCCCACCACTCCTGCAGTACCAATGACCTCTTTGGAAAGGCAAAGAGGTTATCacaaaaattcttcacaaaggCATTCAATATCTGCCCTTCCTAAAAACTTAAACTCACCAAATGGTGTTTTGTTATCCAGACAGCCTAGTATTAATCGTGGGGGGTACATGGCTCCCACGGCAGGCACAAAGATGGACTACATGCAAGGGACGCCTGTCAGCGTTCACCTCCAGCCTTCCTTGTCCAGGCAAAGCAGTTACACGAGCAACGGCACCCTTCCTCGTACAGGAATAAAGAGGACATCCTCCTTAAAACCCGACGTGCCACCAAAACCCTCATTCGTTCCTCAGACAACTTCAGTCAGACCACTGAACAAATACAGTTACTAG
- the SEMA6D gene encoding semaphorin-6D isoform X1 — MTLPLLCASVMLMSLSQCRAVSFPEDEDPINVVDYHYSRQYPVFRGRPSGNESQHRLDFQLMLKIRDTLYIAGRDQVYTVNLNEVPKSEVTPSKKLTWRSRQQDRENCAMKGKHKDECHNFIKVFVPRNDEMVFVCGTNAFNPMCRYYRLNTLEYDGEEISGLARCPFDARQTNVALFADGKLYSATVADFLASDAVIYRSMGDGSALRTIKYDSKWIKEPHFLHAIEYGNYVYFFFREIAVEHNNLGKAVYSRVARICKNDMGGSQRVLEKHWTSFLKARLNCSVPGDSFFYFDVLQSITDIIEINGIPTVVGVFTTQLNSIPGSAVCAFSMDDIEKVFKGRFKEQKTPDSVWTAVPEDKVPKPRPGCCAKHGLAEAYKTSIDFPDETLSFIKSHPLMDSAVPSVIEEPWFTKTRVRYRLTAIAVDHAAGPYQNYTVMFVGSEAGVVLKILAKTRPFSLNDSVLLEEIEAYNHAKCSAESEEDRRVISLQLDRDHHALFVAFSSCIIRIPLSRCERHGSCKKACIASRDPYCGWLDHEACGRVTPGMLTGGFVQDVEYGSTAQLGDCHEILPTTATPDYKIFGDSTSDMEFSSASITTMASIPVISPKVIGSWKPKVTGSRKFVVQDDPNTSDYSDPLSGVPKGVRWEVQSGESNQMVHMNVLITCVFAAFVLGAFIAGVAVYCYRDIFVRKSRKIHKDAESAQSCTDSSGSFAKLNGLFDSPVKEYQQNIDSPKLYTNLLTSRKDLPPNGDTKSMMMDHRGQPPELAALPTPESTPVLQQKTLQAMKSQSDKAHSNLNASRKETPLKSPQFFPSSPPPHSPLSHGHIPSAIVLPNATHDYNTSFSNSNAHKADKKMQHIDHPLTKPSSKRDHRRSVDSRNTLNDFLKHLNETTSNPKAIMGDIQVAHQTLMLDPMGNMSEIPPKVPNREASLYSPPSTLPRNSPTKRVDVPTTPAVPMTSLERQRGYHKNSSQRHSISALPKNLNSPNGVLLSRQPSINRGGYMAPTAGTKMDYMQGTPVSVHLQPSLSRQSSYTSNGTLPRTGIKRTSSLKPDVPPKPSFVPQTTSVRPLNKYSY, encoded by the exons ATGACGCTTCCTCTGCTTTGTGCCTCCGTGATGCTAATGAGTCTGTCCCAGTGCCGAGCTGTCAGCTTCCCTGAAGATGAGGACCCTATTAACGTTGTTGACTACCACT ATTCAAGGCAATATCCAGTATTTAGAGGACGCCCTTCAGGCAATGAATCTCAGCACAGACTGGACTTCCAACTGATGCTGAAAATTCGAGACACACTTTATATCGCTGGCAG GGACCAAGTTTACACTGTAAACTTAAATGAAGTTCCAAAATCAGAAGTTACTCCGAGCAAG AAATTAACATGGAGGTcaaggcagcaggacagagagAACTGTGCTATGAAAGGCAAACATAAA GATGAATGCCATAACTTCATTAAAGTCTTTGTTCCAAGAAATGATGAGATGGTGTTTGTCTGTGGAACAAATGCATTTAACCCTATGTGCAGATACTATCGG ctGAATACCTTAGAGTACGATGGGGAGGAAATTAGTGGTTTGGCAAGATGCCCGTTTGATGCCAGACAAACCAATGTCGCCCTCTTTGCTG ATGGAAAATTGTATTCGGCAACAGTAGCAGATTTCCTGGCAAGTGATGCTGTTATTTATCGCAGCATGGGGGATGGATCTGCCCTAAGAACAATAAAGTATGATTCCAAATGGATAAAAG AGCCACACTTCCTGCATGCCATAGAATATGGGAACTACGTTTATTTTTTCTTCCGGGAAATTGCTGTGGAGCACAATAATTTAGGCAAG GCTGTATATTCCCGTGTGGCACGCATATGCAAAAATGACATGGGGGGGTCCCAAAGAGTCCTGGAAAAACATTGGACGTCCTTTCTGAAAGCTCGGCTCAACTGCTCAGTTCCTGGGGATTCATTCTTTTACTTTGATGTTCTACAGTCTATTACAGACATAATAGAAATCAATGGAATCCCCACAGTTGTTGGTGTATTCACCACACAGCTTAACAG CATCCCTGGTTCGGCAGTGTGTGCTTTCAGCATGGATGACATTGAGAAGGTCTTCAAAGGGagatttaaagaacaaaagacTCCTGACTCTGTTTGGACAGCTGTACCTGAAGACAAAGTACCTAAGCCAAG ACCTGGCTGCTGTGCAAAACACGGCCTCGCAGAGGCTTACAAAACCTCCATTGATTTCCCAGACGAAACTCTCTCCTTCATCAAATCTCATCCTTTGATGGACTCAGCTGTTCCCTCAGTCATTGAGGAGCCTTGGTTTACCAAAACACGTGTCAG ATACAGACTGACAGCAATTGCTGTAGACCACGCTGCTGGACCCTACCAGAACTACACAGTCATGTTTGTTGGCTCTGAAGCAGGAGTAGTACTTAAAATCTTGGCAAAGACCAGGCCTTTTTCTTTGAATGACAGCGTATTACTGGAAGAGATTGAAGCATATAATCATGCAAA GTGTAGTGCTGAGAGCGAGGAGGACAGAAGAGTGATTTCCCTTCAGCTGGATAGAGACCACCATGCTCTGTTCGTGGCATTCTCCAGCTGCATCATTAGAATTCCTCTGAGTCGGTGTGAGCGTCACGGGTCATGTAAAAA GGCATGTATTGCTTCACGGGACCCATACTGTGGCTGGTTAGACCATGAGGCATGTGGAAGAGTGACACCAGGCATGCT CACCGGAGGATTTGTACAAGATGTCGAATAcggcagcacagcacagcttggGGACTGCCATG AAATTTTGCCTACTACAGCTACACCAGATTACAAAATATTTGGCGACTCAACATCTg ACATGGAGTTCTCCTCAGCTTCCATTACCACAATGGCAAGTATCCCAGTTATATCACCTAAAGTGATTGGTTCCTGGAAACCTAAAGTGACTGGCTCTCGGAAATTTGTAGTTCAAGATGACCCAAACACTTCTGATTATTCTGATCCATTATCAGGTGTCCCAAAGG GTGTAAGGTGGGAAGTACAATCAGGAGAGTCCAACCAAATGGTACATATGAATGTCCTAATCACTTGTGTCTTTGCCGCTTTTGTCCTGGGAGCCTTTATTGCGGGAGTGGCTGTTTACTGTTACCGGGATATATTTGTACGGAAAtccagaaaaatacacaaagatgCAGAATCAGCTCAGTCCTGTACTGACTCCAGTGGGAGCTTTGCTAAACTGAATGGGCTGTTTGACAGTCCCGTCAAGGAATATCAACAAAACATTGATTCACCCAAACTTTACACAAACCTGTTGACCAGCAGAAAGGATTTGCCACCAAACGGTGATACGAAGTCCATGATGATGGACCACAGGGGACAGCCTCCGGAATTAGCTGCACTTCCAACTCCTGAATCTACACCAGTTCTTCAACAAAAGACTCTGCAGGCTATGAAGAGTCAGTCGGACAAAGCGCATAGTAACCTCAATGCTTCACGAAAGGAAACCCCACTGAAAAGCCCTCAGTTTTTTCCGTCCAGTCCTCCGCCCCACTCTCCTCTAAGTCATGGACATATTCCTAGTGCAATCGTTCTTCCCAATGCTACTCATGATTACAATACATCTTTCTCAAATTCTAATGCGCACAAGGCAGACAAAAAGATGCAACATATTGATCATCCACTTACAAAACCATCCAGCAAAAGAGACCACAGGAGATCTGTTGATTCCAGGAACACCCTCAATGATTTTCTGAAACACTTAAATGAAACTACTAGTAATCCCAAAGCAATTATGGGAGATATTCAAGTGGCTCACCAGACTTTAATGCTGGATCCAATGGGAAATATGTCTGAGATCCCACCTAAGGTTCCCAACAGGGAGGCATCTTTATACTCTCCTCCATCAACTCTTCCGAGAAACAGCCCAACAAAACGAGTGGACGTTCCCACCACTCCTGCAGTACCAATGACCTCTTTGGAAAGGCAAAGAGGTTATCacaaaaattcttcacaaaggCATTCAATATCTGCCCTTCCTAAAAACTTAAACTCACCAAATGGTGTTTTGTTATCCAGACAGCCTAGTATTAATCGTGGGGGGTACATGGCTCCCACGGCAGGCACAAAGATGGACTACATGCAAGGGACGCCTGTCAGCGTTCACCTCCAGCCTTCCTTGTCCAGGCAAAGCAGTTACACGAGCAACGGCACCCTTCCTCGTACAGGAATAAAGAGGACATCCTCCTTAAAACCCGACGTGCCACCAAAACCCTCATTCGTTCCTCAGACAACTTCAGTCAGACCACTGAACAAATACAGTTACTAG